A single Streptomyces sannanensis DNA region contains:
- the pelF gene encoding GT4 family glycosyltransferase PelF, with product MTSSGRHVTMLTEGTYPHVHGGVSTWCDQLVRGMPEVDFNVVALTGSGREPVTWELPPNVYRHTAFPLWGPADGSCAHRPPLGRERRRFIDTYERFLLALLDPSAGCDFGESLYALAELARAGRLSAALRSEAVVRSLMWIWTMPHLQISAAGPTVHDALTATDLLEHALRPLALRIPGDCVAHAVSSGLATLPALAARRLDGVPFLLTEHGIYLRERYLGYRSEAQRWPVKALMLGFYRELNSLGYREADLITPCNQYNRRWEERGGADPDRIRTVYNGVDPHAFPLAGPEPEVPTLTWCGRIDPIKDLETLIRAYALVRDRLPETRLRLFGPVPAGNEDYRTRLEKLAAELGVTDGITYEGRISEVALAYAAGSVVMLSSISEGFPFSIIEAMSCGRTTVSTDVGGVREAVGDTGLVVPPREPELMAEATLALLRDGEWRAELGRLSRQRVVEQFTLRRSVDGFRRIYRELAGFPEPAPVDSGDWTVQLTDPWSSGLAAWGYSRTESGGGSVW from the coding sequence ATGACGAGCAGTGGCCGTCACGTCACCATGCTCACCGAAGGCACCTATCCGCACGTTCACGGAGGCGTCAGCACCTGGTGCGACCAACTGGTCCGCGGCATGCCCGAGGTCGACTTCAATGTCGTCGCCCTCACCGGCAGCGGCCGTGAACCGGTCACCTGGGAACTGCCGCCCAATGTCTACCGGCACACGGCGTTCCCCCTCTGGGGGCCCGCCGACGGCAGTTGCGCGCACCGGCCGCCGCTCGGCCGGGAGCGCCGCCGCTTCATCGACACATACGAACGCTTTCTGCTGGCTCTGCTCGACCCCTCCGCCGGCTGCGACTTCGGCGAGAGCCTGTACGCCCTCGCCGAACTGGCCCGCGCCGGACGGCTCTCGGCGGCCCTGCGCTCCGAAGCCGTCGTACGGTCGCTGATGTGGATATGGACCATGCCGCATCTGCAGATATCCGCGGCCGGACCCACCGTGCACGACGCGCTCACCGCCACCGACCTGCTGGAACACGCCCTGCGCCCGCTGGCCCTGCGGATTCCCGGTGACTGCGTCGCACACGCCGTCAGCAGCGGACTCGCCACCCTGCCCGCGCTCGCCGCGCGGCGGCTGGACGGCGTGCCCTTTCTCCTCACCGAACACGGCATCTATCTGCGCGAGCGCTACCTCGGCTATCGCAGCGAGGCCCAGCGCTGGCCCGTCAAGGCCCTGATGCTGGGCTTCTACCGAGAGCTCAACTCGCTCGGCTACCGCGAAGCCGACCTCATCACCCCGTGCAACCAGTACAACCGCCGCTGGGAGGAGCGGGGCGGCGCGGACCCCGACCGCATCCGCACCGTCTACAACGGCGTCGATCCGCACGCCTTCCCGCTCGCCGGTCCCGAACCCGAAGTGCCCACGCTCACCTGGTGCGGCCGGATCGACCCCATCAAGGACCTGGAGACCCTGATCCGGGCCTACGCCCTGGTCCGTGACCGGCTCCCGGAGACACGGCTGCGGCTGTTCGGCCCGGTGCCGGCGGGCAACGAGGACTACCGGACGAGGCTGGAGAAGCTCGCCGCCGAGCTCGGCGTCACCGACGGCATCACCTACGAAGGCCGGATCAGCGAGGTCGCCCTCGCCTACGCGGCGGGCAGCGTGGTGATGCTCTCCAGCATCAGCGAGGGCTTCCCCTTCAGCATCATCGAGGCCATGTCCTGCGGCCGCACCACCGTCTCGACGGATGTGGGCGGGGTCAGGGAGGCGGTCGGCGACACCGGCCTCGTCGTACCGCCGCGCGAGCCCGAGCTGATGGCCGAGGCGACCCTGGCCCTGCTGCGGGACGGGGAGTGGCGGGCCGAACTCGGCCGGCTGTCCCGGCAGCGGGTCGTCGAACAGTTCACCCTGCGCCGCTCGGTGGACGGCTTCCGGCGGATCTACCGGGAGCTGGCCGGCTTCCCGGAGCCCGCGCCGGTCGACTCCGGGGACTGGACCGTACAGCTCACCGACCCCTGGTCATCGGGGCTCGCGGCATGGGGGTACTCCCGGACGGAGTCCGGGGGAGGATCCGTGTGGTGA